A single genomic interval of Saccharothrix saharensis harbors:
- a CDS encoding response regulator, with the protein MFLETVRLLVDADAGVEVVALARTGRQACELAERHRPDVAVVDVRMPDLDGVAATRRITALPNAPKVLILTTFDLDGVVHETLRAGASGFLLKDVPPDRLLDAIRTVAAGEALLAPTVTRRLIAEFIRAPTPNRPRRSLDRVTPREREVLALITRGLSNAEIEQVLHLSRHTVKTHIGHLMAKLAARDRAQLVIAGYEAGLAGP; encoded by the coding sequence ATGTTCCTGGAGACCGTCCGGCTGCTGGTGGACGCCGACGCCGGGGTGGAGGTGGTCGCCCTGGCGCGGACCGGGCGGCAGGCGTGCGAGCTGGCCGAGCGGCACCGGCCGGACGTGGCGGTGGTGGACGTCCGCATGCCCGACCTGGACGGCGTCGCCGCCACCCGCCGCATCACCGCGCTGCCGAACGCCCCGAAGGTGCTCATCCTCACCACGTTCGACCTCGACGGCGTCGTGCACGAGACGTTGCGCGCCGGTGCGAGCGGGTTCCTGCTCAAGGACGTGCCGCCGGACCGCCTGCTGGACGCCATCAGGACGGTCGCGGCCGGGGAAGCGCTGCTCGCTCCCACCGTGACCCGCAGGCTCATCGCGGAGTTCATCCGCGCGCCCACCCCGAACCGCCCCCGACGATCACTCGACCGGGTCACCCCGCGGGAACGGGAGGTGCTCGCGCTGATCACCCGCGGCCTGTCCAACGCCGAGATCGAACAGGTTCTGCACCTGAGCCGCCACACGGTCAAGACGCACATCGGGCACCTCATGGCGAAGCTGGCCGCCCGCGACCGGGCCCAGCTGGTGATCGCGGGCTACGAGGCGGGTCTCGCCGGTCCGTGA
- a CDS encoding sensor histidine kinase — translation MAQARLGPGGPLVVDAAVAVLVAVWTVLRAPEVDVPAVASGVALGAPLVVRRLRPVAALWAVLPVGAAAIVVGTGNESVLAAVALALYPVVVASPRPDAAVASVACVVATGAAVATVPGLPVVPPGDGESFATAPASTLLFSAVVIVGTWAVAAAVRTRRRHDAELAESRTARAVAEERLRIARDIHDVVGHNLSLIAMKAAVATHVAGTRPDEREAALRSIEQVSRSALADVRTVLGGVREASAAPAGGVDRLVEDARSAGVTVTAEQADLTGTPAAVRVSAHRIVQEALTNVRRHSHPPRCHVTTAVEPGRLVVSVVDAGTTAAEPGGEGQGLLGMRERVALHGGTLHAGPEPGGGFAVRATLPFEPGGHRDG, via the coding sequence ATGGCTCAGGCGAGGCTCGGTCCGGGAGGGCCGCTGGTGGTGGACGCGGCGGTCGCGGTCCTGGTCGCGGTGTGGACGGTCCTGCGCGCACCCGAGGTGGACGTGCCCGCCGTCGCCTCGGGCGTGGCGCTCGGTGCTCCGCTCGTGGTCCGCCGGCTCCGGCCGGTCGCCGCGCTGTGGGCGGTGCTGCCGGTGGGCGCGGCGGCCATCGTGGTCGGCACGGGCAACGAGTCGGTGCTGGCGGCCGTCGCGCTGGCGCTCTACCCGGTCGTGGTGGCCTCACCCCGCCCGGACGCCGCGGTGGCGTCGGTGGCGTGCGTGGTGGCGACCGGCGCGGCGGTGGCGACCGTGCCGGGCCTGCCGGTCGTCCCGCCCGGCGACGGGGAGTCGTTCGCGACGGCCCCCGCGTCGACCCTGCTGTTCAGCGCGGTGGTCATCGTCGGGACGTGGGCGGTCGCGGCGGCCGTGCGCACCCGCAGGCGGCACGACGCCGAGCTGGCCGAGTCGCGCACCGCGCGGGCGGTGGCCGAGGAGCGGTTGCGGATCGCCCGCGACATCCACGACGTGGTCGGGCACAACCTCAGCCTGATCGCGATGAAGGCCGCGGTCGCCACCCACGTGGCGGGCACGCGCCCGGACGAGCGGGAGGCGGCCCTGCGGAGCATCGAGCAGGTGAGCCGGTCGGCCCTGGCGGACGTCCGGACCGTGCTCGGCGGGGTGCGCGAGGCGTCCGCCGCCCCGGCCGGCGGGGTGGACCGGCTGGTGGAGGACGCGCGCTCGGCCGGTGTCACGGTGACCGCCGAGCAGGCCGACCTGACCGGGACGCCGGCGGCGGTGCGGGTCTCGGCCCACCGCATCGTGCAGGAGGCGCTGACGAACGTGCGGCGGCACAGCCACCCGCCGCGCTGCCACGTGACCACGGCCGTCGAGCCAGGCCGGCTCGTCGTGTCCGTCGTGGACGCGGGCACGACCGCGGCCGAGCCCGGCGGCGAGGGGCAAGGGCTGCTCGGCATGCGCGAGCGGGTCGCGCTGCACGGCGGCACGCTGCACGCGGGCCCGGAGCCGGGCGGCGGGTTCGCGGTCCGCGCCACGCTCCCGTTCGAGCCCGGGGGCCACCGTGACGGCTGA
- a CDS encoding serine hydrolase domain-containing protein, with protein sequence MLTSILPALILSVTILAPTATAPTTAAPAAVDAAAIDALVEQYREQTSLPGVAVAVTHGTGVVHAAGYGHTPDGAVVSAHTVMAAASVSKSFTALAVMRLVEDGRIALDDPVRAHLPEFTMAGPRAADITVRQLLDQTSGLSDTTHRSFSGPPVHTLAEAVAAMRDSEPAAEPGTRWEYHNPNFQVAARLVEVVGGVPFAEYLRRYVFGPLGMRDSGTADTERDLPPSARGHVKVLGLPVALPEPPAFGNGSGGVLTSAHDLAAWLIAQNNGGRGPDGTAVSTPRSIAETHTPSAVSESYGLGWFLGATPSGARLIDHGGDLFTSTAYQALLPDSGHGIAVMANTGLRHGDAQELGERLIALVEGRQLAPAGDPSAVVDAVLLVLAPVVAAAAVRGVLRSRRWADRRRSSARLVPLVLPLLLLATVHRLVGYLYRGRDVAWLQVPYLYPTFMVLLAVASLGGVAVLVARSVAVSARRADAG encoded by the coding sequence GTGCTCACCTCCATCCTGCCCGCGTTGATCCTCTCCGTCACGATCCTCGCCCCGACCGCCACCGCCCCGACCACCGCCGCGCCGGCCGCGGTCGACGCCGCCGCCATCGACGCGCTCGTGGAGCAGTACCGGGAGCAGACCTCGCTGCCCGGCGTGGCCGTGGCCGTCACGCACGGCACCGGGGTCGTGCACGCCGCCGGTTACGGCCACACCCCCGACGGCGCCGTCGTGTCCGCGCACACCGTGATGGCCGCGGCGTCGGTGAGCAAGTCGTTCACGGCGTTGGCGGTGATGCGGCTGGTGGAGGACGGGCGGATCGCGCTGGACGACCCGGTCCGGGCGCACCTGCCCGAGTTCACCATGGCCGGCCCGCGTGCCGCCGACATCACCGTGCGGCAGCTGCTCGACCAGACCTCGGGCCTGTCGGACACCACCCACCGGTCGTTCAGCGGCCCGCCCGTCCACACCCTGGCCGAGGCCGTGGCGGCGATGCGCGACTCCGAGCCGGCCGCCGAACCCGGCACGCGCTGGGAGTACCACAACCCGAACTTCCAGGTCGCCGCGCGCCTGGTCGAGGTCGTGGGCGGCGTGCCGTTCGCCGAGTACCTGCGCCGGTACGTCTTCGGACCGCTCGGCATGCGCGACAGCGGCACCGCCGACACCGAGCGCGACCTGCCACCGAGCGCCCGCGGGCACGTCAAGGTGCTCGGCCTGCCCGTGGCGCTGCCCGAACCGCCGGCGTTCGGCAACGGCTCCGGTGGCGTCCTCACCTCGGCCCACGACCTGGCGGCGTGGCTGATCGCGCAGAACAACGGGGGTCGCGGACCCGACGGGACGGCCGTCAGCACCCCGCGGAGCATCGCCGAGACGCACACCCCGTCCGCCGTGTCGGAGTCCTACGGCCTGGGCTGGTTCCTCGGCGCCACGCCGTCCGGCGCGCGGTTGATCGACCACGGCGGCGACCTGTTCACCTCGACGGCCTACCAGGCGCTGCTGCCCGACTCCGGCCACGGGATCGCCGTCATGGCCAACACCGGCTTGCGGCACGGCGACGCCCAGGAGCTCGGCGAACGGCTCATCGCCCTGGTCGAGGGCAGGCAGCTCGCGCCCGCCGGCGACCCGTCCGCGGTCGTCGACGCGGTGCTGCTGGTCCTCGCCCCGGTCGTCGCGGCGGCGGCGGTCCGGGGCGTGCTCCGGTCACGGCGGTGGGCCGACCGGCGGCGGTCGTCGGCGCGCCTGGTCCCGCTGGTGCTGCCGCTGCTGCTCCTGGCCACGGTCCACCGGCTGGTCGGCTACCTCTACCGGGGCCGTGACGTGGCGTGGCTCCAGGTGCCGTACCTGTACCCGACGTTCATGGTGCTGCTGGCGGTGGCGTCGCTGGGCGGCGTGGCCGTCCTGGTGGCGAGGTCGGTGGCGGTCTCCGCGCGCCGGGCGGACGCCGGGTGA
- a CDS encoding LuxR C-terminal-related transcriptional regulator — MLEGLLSMGAGALYDSLVRGGPIAVDDPRAESADMAELFEKGFVRRDYRGDPTIAPVEPVRAVDHAILVAQQRVLDQQRAIVAARHQLDALQAAYRMANSSGDTADIEVVTDPQRIGQISFELCLSAREEFVTFSTRHFRKAPSAQTVMTLPAVVAERGVVLRNVCERAVLEFESSRAMVEGNLKAGWQMRAVPELPMKMVIADRHSALVPLDPTGMEGALLVRTPTIIAALRMLFELVWSQAVPVGAQETGSRNGLTPTQAKVLDLLATGMTDGAIARHMKISERTVRRYVSGLLEALQADNRVAAVYAATRLGWLN, encoded by the coding sequence ATGTTGGAAGGGCTGCTGTCCATGGGCGCGGGGGCGCTGTACGACTCGTTGGTGCGTGGCGGGCCGATCGCCGTGGACGACCCGCGGGCCGAGAGCGCGGACATGGCCGAGCTGTTCGAGAAGGGATTCGTCCGCCGCGACTACCGCGGCGACCCGACCATCGCGCCGGTCGAGCCGGTGCGCGCGGTCGACCACGCGATCCTGGTCGCGCAGCAGCGGGTGCTCGACCAACAGCGGGCGATCGTGGCGGCACGGCACCAGCTCGACGCGCTGCAGGCCGCCTACCGGATGGCGAACTCGTCCGGCGACACGGCCGACATCGAGGTCGTCACCGACCCGCAGCGCATCGGTCAGATCTCGTTCGAGCTGTGCCTGTCCGCGCGGGAGGAGTTCGTGACGTTCTCCACCAGGCACTTCCGCAAGGCCCCGAGCGCGCAGACGGTGATGACGCTGCCCGCGGTCGTGGCCGAGCGGGGTGTGGTGCTGCGCAACGTGTGCGAACGGGCGGTGCTGGAGTTCGAGAGCTCCCGGGCCATGGTCGAGGGGAACCTCAAGGCGGGTTGGCAGATGCGGGCGGTGCCGGAGCTGCCGATGAAGATGGTGATCGCCGACCGGCACTCGGCGCTGGTGCCGCTGGACCCGACCGGCATGGAGGGCGCGTTGCTGGTCCGCACGCCGACCATCATCGCCGCGCTGCGGATGCTGTTCGAGCTGGTGTGGAGCCAGGCGGTGCCGGTCGGCGCGCAGGAGACCGGCTCGCGCAACGGGCTCACGCCGACCCAGGCCAAGGTGCTGGACCTGCTGGCCACGGGAATGACCGACGGCGCCATCGCCCGGCACATGAAGATCAGCGAGCGGACGGTCCGCCGCTACGTCTCGGGCCTGCTGGAGGCGTTGCAAGCCGACAACCGGGTGGCCGCGGTGTACGCGGCCACCCGGTTGGGGTGGTTGAACTGA
- a CDS encoding cyclodeaminase/cyclohydrolase family protein — translation MTESLWDVTAADLRARTASAGPTPGGGSVAAVFRCASVLMALEITARRDPSVGGAITAGRSPLDRLSGAADRDVELFGDYPRARRLPRSTDEERVRRQVAVEAASVAATEGPLNALRGAEADVAQPGGHATPLTARLDAVRRAAVAAHARIDSTPMARTPMARTPEESR, via the coding sequence GTGACGGAGAGCCTGTGGGACGTGACCGCGGCCGACCTGCGCGCGCGGACGGCGAGCGCGGGCCCGACGCCCGGTGGCGGGTCGGTGGCGGCGGTGTTCCGTTGCGCGTCGGTGCTGATGGCGTTGGAGATCACCGCTCGGCGTGACCCCTCGGTCGGTGGCGCGATCACGGCAGGCAGGTCCCCGCTCGACCGCCTGAGCGGAGCCGCGGACCGCGACGTCGAGCTGTTCGGGGACTACCCGCGGGCACGGCGGCTGCCGCGGTCCACCGACGAGGAGCGCGTGCGGCGGCAGGTGGCGGTGGAGGCGGCGTCGGTGGCGGCCACCGAAGGTCCGCTGAACGCGCTGCGCGGCGCGGAGGCCGACGTGGCGCAGCCCGGCGGCCACGCCACGCCGCTCACCGCACGACTGGACGCCGTGCGGCGCGCCGCCGTGGCCGCGCACGCCCGCATCGACAGCACCCCGATGGCGAGGACCCCGATGGCGAGGACCCCGGAGGAATCCCGATGA
- a CDS encoding bifunctional methylenetetrahydrofolate dehydrogenase/methenyltetrahydrofolate cyclohydrolase: MTARTIDPADLAESIRVEIRADLATIPERLTVVGFLVDGDRPARTYAEYTRRACAEVGIDFDLRTPRADDVETAVRDAGADGDVHGVFVYYPVRDPERDRWLRELVDPRKDVEGLHSFWSRCLYENRRFIDDEGVRRAVLPCTPLAVMKLLGAAGAFRGEGDTPLASVKACVFNRSEIVGRPLAAMLANDGAEVTSFDVSGSLVYRHAPGIQGHHVDAVHVDRATALAEADVVVTGVPSRDFPLVRAEEVKPGAVCLNFSTMKNFADDVLDRASVFVPRVGSMTVTMAMRNAVRLYRNAHSS; the protein is encoded by the coding sequence ATGACCGCCCGCACGATCGACCCGGCCGACCTCGCCGAGTCCATCCGCGTCGAGATCCGCGCCGACCTGGCAACGATCCCGGAACGCCTCACCGTGGTCGGCTTCCTGGTCGACGGCGACCGGCCCGCGCGGACCTACGCGGAGTACACCCGGCGGGCGTGCGCCGAGGTCGGCATCGACTTCGACCTGCGCACGCCCCGCGCCGACGACGTGGAGACCGCCGTCCGCGACGCCGGCGCGGACGGCGACGTGCACGGCGTGTTCGTCTACTACCCGGTCCGCGACCCCGAGCGGGACCGCTGGTTGCGCGAGCTGGTCGACCCGCGCAAGGACGTGGAGGGCCTGCACTCGTTCTGGAGCCGGTGCCTCTACGAGAACCGGCGGTTCATCGACGACGAGGGCGTGCGCCGCGCGGTCCTGCCGTGCACGCCGCTGGCCGTGATGAAGCTGCTGGGCGCGGCGGGCGCGTTCCGGGGCGAGGGGGACACCCCGCTGGCGTCGGTGAAGGCCTGCGTGTTCAACCGCAGCGAGATCGTCGGCCGCCCGCTGGCCGCCATGCTCGCCAACGACGGCGCCGAGGTCACGTCGTTCGACGTCTCCGGTTCCCTGGTGTACCGGCACGCGCCCGGCATCCAGGGCCACCACGTGGACGCGGTGCACGTCGACCGCGCCACCGCCCTGGCCGAGGCGGACGTGGTCGTCACCGGCGTGCCGTCCCGCGACTTCCCGCTGGTGCGGGCGGAGGAGGTGAAGCCCGGCGCGGTGTGCCTGAACTTCTCCACCATGAAGAACTTCGCCGACGACGTGCTCGACCGCGCCTCGGTCTTCGTGCCCAGGGTGGGCTCGATGACCGTGACCATGGCGATGCGCAACGCGGTCCGCCTCTACCGCAACGCCCACTCGTCGTGA
- a CDS encoding hemerythrin domain-containing protein, giving the protein MSEREDVIELLVRQHGELRALFTEVETAKGSERVDAFHRLVRLLAVHETAEEEIVHPAARRGEGGDAIVDARVAEERRAKELLVTMDKIGVEAEGFDTLLAQLRDDVLAHAEHEERDEFPRLREQYDGDRLEAMAKAVRAAEAVAPTRPHPGIESPGATMLLGPPIALFDRARDLVRDVLRR; this is encoded by the coding sequence ATGAGCGAACGGGAAGACGTAATCGAGCTGCTTGTCCGCCAGCACGGTGAACTCCGCGCGCTGTTCACCGAGGTCGAGACCGCCAAGGGCAGCGAGCGCGTGGACGCGTTCCACCGGTTGGTGCGGTTGCTCGCGGTGCACGAGACGGCGGAGGAGGAGATCGTGCACCCGGCCGCGCGGCGCGGTGAGGGCGGCGACGCGATCGTGGACGCGCGGGTCGCCGAGGAGCGCCGGGCCAAGGAACTCCTGGTCACCATGGACAAGATCGGCGTGGAGGCGGAGGGGTTCGACACGCTGCTGGCGCAGTTGCGCGACGACGTGCTGGCCCACGCCGAGCACGAGGAGCGCGACGAGTTCCCCAGGCTGCGCGAGCAGTACGACGGGGACCGGCTCGAGGCGATGGCGAAGGCCGTGCGGGCCGCGGAGGCCGTCGCACCCACCCGCCCGCACCCCGGCATCGAGTCGCCCGGCGCGACCATGCTGCTCGGCCCGCCGATCGCGTTGTTCGACCGGGCCCGCGACCTGGTCCGCGACGTGCTGCGGCGGTGA
- a CDS encoding cellulase family glycosylhydrolase gives MKRIALLLVLVLTLSTTSAFAVPSALWFDGSPITVADGAFRDRHGREVVLRGFNVSGTAKLAEHRGLPFASTADARSSAAAMRRLTGANAVRFLVTWAWVEPEPRRIDHGYLDRVTEQVTAFTDQGIRVYVDFHQDLYSRYLFNRDSWYTGDGAPEWVVRAGGYPKESCGICVHWGQNMKNNNAVTAAVHDFWHNREVTTAAGPVRIRDEFLWQAGEAMRHLEASLSTEAFRLVLGVNPLNEPYAGRYDAGQDGVTWERDLLVPFYRQFRQRMDEAGWAEKPAFVEPLVFWNQNVEFFAEPGGFPAVPPLGERFVFNSHFYDGKAQSGLLKPGKAGDGEYAVDFGRIRDRANAHGTAAIVSEFGHPVAGFTSDKNPSVLKAMYQALDSRVPGARWWAGAAGSGPVLSGSQWHWDVNYGRHHELMNDNPDKVRTEGDAMNDEHFSAVRVDDAGNPVLTVESRVVDRLFPRAVAGRTAAFTYEDRARDGGAVLSWNRIPDTMPAVRALVGTGRFGVLVWRGNGVAAPTELHLPSSFPPASTAVVSDLGAITGLPPYTGTEPVAFAPEPGVPGVHRLLLSTRDSGVHFALVADGAAAGSVAAARAELTAWVTAAFG, from the coding sequence GTGAAGCGGATCGCGCTCCTGCTGGTGCTGGTGCTGACCCTGTCGACCACGTCGGCGTTCGCCGTGCCGAGCGCGCTGTGGTTCGACGGCTCCCCGATCACGGTCGCCGACGGCGCGTTCCGCGACCGGCACGGCCGCGAGGTGGTGCTGCGCGGGTTCAACGTCTCCGGCACGGCCAAGCTCGCCGAGCACCGGGGGCTGCCGTTCGCGAGCACGGCGGACGCGCGGTCGTCCGCGGCGGCGATGCGACGGCTGACCGGCGCGAACGCGGTGCGCTTCCTCGTCACGTGGGCGTGGGTCGAGCCGGAGCCCCGGCGCATCGACCACGGCTACCTCGACCGGGTGACCGAACAGGTCACCGCGTTCACCGACCAGGGCATCCGCGTCTACGTCGACTTCCACCAGGACCTGTACTCGCGGTACCTGTTCAACCGGGACAGCTGGTACACCGGCGACGGCGCGCCGGAGTGGGTCGTGCGCGCGGGCGGCTACCCGAAGGAGTCGTGCGGGATCTGCGTGCACTGGGGTCAGAACATGAAGAACAACAACGCCGTCACGGCCGCGGTGCACGACTTCTGGCACAACCGCGAGGTCACCACCGCCGCCGGGCCGGTCCGGATCCGCGACGAATTCCTGTGGCAGGCAGGTGAGGCCATGCGGCACCTGGAGGCGTCGCTGTCGACGGAGGCGTTCCGGCTCGTGCTCGGCGTCAACCCGCTCAACGAGCCCTACGCGGGCAGGTACGACGCCGGTCAGGACGGCGTCACCTGGGAACGCGACCTGCTCGTGCCGTTCTACCGGCAGTTCCGGCAGCGGATGGACGAGGCGGGGTGGGCCGAGAAGCCCGCGTTCGTCGAGCCGCTGGTGTTCTGGAACCAGAACGTGGAGTTCTTCGCGGAACCGGGTGGGTTCCCGGCGGTGCCGCCGCTCGGCGAGCGCTTCGTGTTCAACTCGCACTTCTACGACGGCAAGGCGCAGTCGGGGCTGCTCAAGCCCGGCAAGGCGGGTGACGGCGAGTACGCGGTGGACTTCGGCCGCATCCGGGACCGCGCGAACGCGCACGGCACGGCCGCGATCGTGTCGGAGTTCGGGCACCCGGTCGCGGGCTTCACCTCGGACAAGAACCCGAGCGTGCTCAAGGCGATGTACCAGGCGCTGGACTCGCGGGTGCCCGGCGCGCGGTGGTGGGCGGGCGCGGCGGGGTCCGGCCCGGTGCTGTCGGGCAGCCAGTGGCACTGGGACGTCAACTACGGGCGGCACCACGAGCTGATGAACGACAACCCGGACAAGGTCCGCACCGAGGGTGACGCGATGAACGACGAGCACTTCTCCGCGGTGCGCGTCGACGACGCCGGCAACCCCGTGCTGACGGTGGAGAGCCGGGTGGTCGACCGGCTGTTCCCGCGAGCCGTGGCGGGCCGCACGGCCGCGTTCACCTACGAGGACCGCGCTCGCGACGGCGGTGCGGTGTTGTCGTGGAACCGGATCCCCGACACGATGCCCGCCGTGCGCGCTCTGGTCGGCACGGGCCGGTTCGGCGTTCTGGTGTGGCGTGGCAACGGGGTGGCCGCGCCGACGGAACTCCACCTGCCCTCGTCGTTCCCGCCCGCGTCGACCGCGGTGGTGAGCGATCTCGGTGCCATCACCGGACTTCCACCGTACACCGGCACCGAGCCGGTGGCCTTCGCGCCCGAGCCGGGTGTGCCCGGCGTGCACCGACTCCTGTTGTCCACGAGGGACTCCGGCGTGCACTTCGCCTTGGTGGCCGACGGCGCGGCGGCCGGGTCGGTGGCCGCCGCCCGCGCCGAGCTGACCGCGTGGGTCACCGCCGCGTTCGGCTGA
- a CDS encoding PaaX family transcriptional regulator produces the protein MIPHDDPQAREQEASVRPQSLMLSFLGIHVLNRGVAVFSGSVIDVFARVGVSEEAVRSTLTRMVKRDLLARHRRGRRMYFGLTPRSAAVLEDGEHRVWRSGAINDDWDGTWTMVGFSLPESWRSQRHDLRSRLVWGGFGPLQNGLWVAPGVVDVPALVEDLDLSDYLKVFTAHTAKPTEAEQIAHAAFDVPAIADRYRSFLRRWDHDRPLADAPDDLARQLLLHTEWLHLVRQDPRLPAEHLPADWPAIRAQHVFRALAAAYDAPARSIADSVLDAIPVDG, from the coding sequence GTGATCCCGCACGACGACCCGCAGGCCCGTGAGCAGGAGGCATCGGTCCGGCCGCAGTCGCTGATGCTCAGCTTCCTCGGCATCCACGTGCTCAACCGGGGCGTCGCGGTGTTCTCCGGCAGCGTCATCGACGTGTTCGCCCGGGTCGGCGTGTCCGAGGAGGCGGTGCGCTCGACGTTGACCCGCATGGTCAAGCGGGACCTGCTGGCGCGGCACCGCCGCGGCCGGCGGATGTACTTCGGCCTCACCCCGCGTTCCGCGGCCGTGCTGGAGGACGGCGAGCACCGGGTCTGGCGCAGCGGCGCGATCAACGACGACTGGGACGGCACGTGGACGATGGTGGGGTTCTCCCTGCCGGAGTCGTGGCGCAGCCAGCGCCACGACCTGCGCTCGCGCCTGGTGTGGGGCGGGTTCGGCCCGCTGCAGAACGGCCTGTGGGTCGCGCCCGGCGTGGTCGACGTGCCCGCACTGGTCGAGGACCTGGACCTGAGCGACTACCTGAAGGTGTTCACCGCGCACACGGCCAAGCCGACCGAGGCCGAGCAGATCGCCCACGCGGCGTTCGACGTGCCCGCCATCGCCGACCGCTACCGGTCGTTCCTGCGCCGCTGGGACCACGACCGCCCGCTGGCCGACGCGCCGGACGACCTGGCCAGGCAACTGCTCCTGCACACCGAGTGGCTGCACCTCGTCCGCCAGGACCCGCGCCTGCCGGCCGAGCACCTGCCCGCCGACTGGCCCGCCATCCGCGCCCAGCACGTCTTCCGCGCTCTGGCCGCCGCCTACGACGCACCGGCCCGGTCGATCGCCGACTCGGTCCTGGACGCGATCCCGGTCGACGGGTGA
- a CDS encoding pectate lyase → MGKHGRLASLAAAASAFVVAVAVLLVPSASAATLFGDDFEDGDSTGWSSSGGSWSVVADGSRAWRQSGTSSDARALAGTAWAGQSVQARVKPTGFNGSNRHVAVTARVQNTGNYYYLALTNAGTAVLGKRAGGGHTALATAPTSVTVGTWHTVRLEAFGSTLRGFVDGAQVLTATDATFGSGRIGVATYYASASFDDVLVTDVAGPGGPTSTTTTTTTTQQPGSCATSGRPEGFASVTAWGQSGTTGGAGGPTIEVDTAAEFLTAVAQTGPLNICVRGMIALPGPMHNVTSDKTIVGIGSASGFTGGGLNIGLPVSDVTSPPADAVHNVIVRNLVFRGWADDAINVQMFSHHVWIDHNDLSDGYDGAIDIKRGSSYVTVSWNHTHDHTKNMLLGHDDSNGAQDVGRLRVTYHHNWFDRTPQRNPRVRFGEPVHVFNNYYLYNTDVGVACQADSGCVVEGNYFEDVEEPVSNSYAGPGGRCVARNNVLAGESGPPDCSGSVQEPRDYYAYTLDDPNTVKATVMAGAGVGRIG, encoded by the coding sequence GTGGGCAAGCACGGCAGATTAGCGTCGCTCGCCGCCGCGGCGAGCGCGTTCGTGGTCGCGGTGGCGGTTTTGCTGGTGCCCTCGGCATCGGCCGCGACGTTGTTCGGCGACGACTTCGAGGACGGCGACTCGACCGGGTGGAGCTCCAGCGGCGGCAGTTGGTCGGTGGTCGCCGACGGGTCGCGGGCGTGGCGCCAGTCGGGCACCAGCTCGGACGCCCGGGCGCTGGCGGGCACGGCGTGGGCCGGTCAGTCGGTGCAGGCCCGGGTCAAGCCGACGGGGTTCAACGGCTCGAACCGGCACGTCGCCGTGACGGCCCGCGTGCAGAACACGGGCAACTACTACTACCTGGCCCTGACCAACGCGGGCACCGCCGTGCTCGGCAAGCGGGCCGGCGGCGGGCACACCGCCCTGGCCACCGCACCCACCAGCGTCACCGTCGGCACCTGGCACACCGTGCGGCTGGAGGCGTTCGGCAGCACGCTGCGCGGCTTCGTGGACGGCGCGCAGGTCCTGACGGCGACCGACGCGACGTTCGGCAGCGGCCGGATCGGTGTGGCCACGTACTACGCCTCGGCGTCGTTCGACGACGTGCTGGTCACCGACGTGGCCGGACCCGGCGGGCCGACGAGCACCACCACCACGACCACCACCACGCAGCAACCCGGCTCGTGCGCCACGTCCGGGCGTCCCGAGGGGTTCGCCTCGGTCACCGCGTGGGGCCAGAGCGGCACGACCGGCGGCGCGGGCGGACCGACCATCGAGGTCGACACGGCCGCGGAGTTCCTGACCGCCGTCGCGCAGACCGGGCCGCTGAACATCTGCGTGCGCGGCATGATCGCGCTGCCCGGCCCGATGCACAACGTCACGTCGGACAAGACGATCGTCGGCATCGGCTCGGCCTCGGGCTTCACCGGCGGCGGGCTGAACATCGGCCTGCCGGTCTCCGACGTCACCTCCCCGCCCGCCGACGCCGTGCACAACGTCATCGTGCGCAACCTGGTGTTCCGCGGCTGGGCCGACGACGCGATCAACGTGCAGATGTTCTCCCACCACGTGTGGATCGACCACAACGACCTGTCGGACGGCTACGACGGCGCGATCGACATCAAGCGCGGCTCCAGCTACGTCACCGTCTCGTGGAACCACACCCACGACCACACCAAGAACATGCTGCTGGGCCACGACGACAGCAACGGCGCGCAGGACGTCGGCCGGCTGAGGGTGACCTACCACCACAACTGGTTCGACCGCACGCCGCAACGCAACCCGCGCGTCCGGTTCGGCGAGCCGGTGCACGTGTTCAACAACTACTACCTCTACAACACCGACGTCGGCGTGGCGTGCCAGGCGGACTCGGGCTGCGTCGTCGAGGGCAACTACTTCGAGGACGTCGAGGAGCCGGTGAGCAACAGCTACGCGGGCCCGGGCGGGCGGTGCGTGGCGCGGAACAACGTGCTCGCCGGCGAGTCGGGCCCGCCGGACTGCAGCGGCAGCGTGCAGGAACCGCGCGACTACTACGCCTACACGCTGGACGACCCGAACACGGTGAAGGCGACCGTGATGGCGGGCGCGGGCGTCGGCAGGATCGGCTGA